The proteins below come from a single Kryptolebias marmoratus isolate JLee-2015 linkage group LG12, ASM164957v2, whole genome shotgun sequence genomic window:
- the LOC108251763 gene encoding major vault protein isoform X1: MSKTAENRVPVIEMAVDASIIRIPPHHYIHVLDQNTNIARVEIGPLTYIRQDNERVLFSPARMIMVPPRHYCVVSNPVARDDDSQVLFDQSGQAKLRHADLEIRLSQDPFPLYPGEEIRQSVTPLQIVYPDTALRLQALLDFEDDGGVKRVAGDEWLFEGPGTCIPRKEVVVLETIKATVIRENQAIRLRARKEGKDRGGVQRVTGEEWLVSKVGAYLPGAHEEVIDIVNAFILTDKKALHVRALRPFKDAGGRERRTGEEWLVTMADREVHIPSVAEEVVGVVNVTTLSSRQYCVVLDPVGADGKPQLGQKKVVKGERSFFLQPGEHLENGIQNVYVLSEEEGLVLRAVEAFNDEEEEEEEEEEELPQERVKRSRRSGILRRPGDRWMLRGPIEYVPPASVEVVLKQRAIPLDENEGIYVRDIKSGKVRAVIGHTYMLNQDEELWAKELPANVETLLSSRLDPLADRSTRPAGGDGKPRDKTRVVTFRVPHNAAVQVYDYREKKARVVFGPELVMLGPEEQFTVLSLSGDKPKRANVIKAICLLLGPDFFTDIITIETADHARLQLQLSYNWHFDVKVPADPANAAALFSVPDFVGDACKAIASRIRGAVASVQFDDFHKNSNRIICSAVFGFDEKLAVRPSLRFGQNNLVISSVDIQSVEPVDQRTRDALQKSVQLAIEITTNSQEAAARHEAERLEQEARGKLERQRITDQAEAERARKELLELEALSASVESTGAAKAEAQSQAEAARIRGEAAVNEAKLKAEAQRIEAEAELQRLAKAREQELNYKKEMDALEVQKQERLAQIESQRFREQMDSLGTETLKDIARAGPELQFLRTNYSPSCLRNTRREPGSLPEPNPRSDPRKPQLSWKEDTGPVPTNWVPAALSRKAPEPEPLSQKHQNQERTNPHKH; encoded by the exons ATGTCGAAGACCGCAGAGAACCGCGTACCCGTCATCGAGATGGCAGTGGACGCCTCCATCATCCGGATCCCCCCCCATCACTACATCCACGTCCTGGACCAGAACACTAACATCGCCCGCGTGGAGATCGGACCGCTCACCTACATCCGGCAGGACAACGAGAG AGTTCTGTTCTCGCCGGCCCGGATGATCATGGTGCCGCCTCGTCACTACTGCGTGGTGTCCAACCCCGTCGCCCGGGACGATGACAGCCAGGTCCTCTTCGACCAATCGGGTCAGGCCAAGCTGCGGCACGCCGACCTGGAGATCCGCTTGTCCCAGGACCCGTTCCCTCTGTACCCCGGAGAGGAGATCCGGCAG AGCGTGACCCCGCTGCAGATCGTGTACCCGGACACGGCTCTGCGTCTGCAGGCGCTGCTGGACTTCGAGGACGACGGAGGCGTGAAGAGAGTGGCCGGAGACGAGTGGCTGTTTGAAGGACCAg GAACCTGCATTCCCAGGAAGGAGGTGGTGGTCCTGGAGACCATCAAGGCCACGGTGATCCGGGAAAACCAGGCCATCCGACTGAGAGCCCGCAAGGAGGGCAAAGACCGCGGCGGCGTGCAGAGAGTCACAG GTGAGGAGTGGCTGGTCAGCAAGGTGGGGGCGTACCTGCCAGGTGCTCACGAAGAGGTCATCGACATCGTTAACGCTTTCATCCTGACTGACAAG AAAGCGCTGCACGTGCGTGCCCTGCGCCCCTTCAAGGACGCCGGCGGGCGCGAGCGGCGCACGGGCGAGGAGTGGCTGGTCACCATGGCCGACAGGGAGGTGCACATCCCGTCGGTGGCTGAGGAGGTGGTGGGCGTGGTCAACGTGACCACGCTGAGCAGCAGGCAGTACTGCGTGGTTCTGGACCCGGTCGGAGCCGACGGGAAGCCTCAGCTGGGCCAGAAGAAGGTGGTGAAG ggcGAGCGCTCGTTTTTCCTGCAGCCCGGCGAGCACCTGGAGAACGGCATCCAGAACGTCTACGTTCTGtcggaggaggagggtctggtGCTGCGAGCCGTGGAGGCGTTCAACGATGAGGAG gaggaggaggaggaggaggaagaggagctgccTCAGGAGAGAGTGAAGCGCTCCAGGCGTAGCGGCATCCTCCGTCGCCCCGGAGACCGCTGGATGCTGCGGGGCCCCATTGAGTACGTCCCCCCCGCCAGCGTGGAGGTGGTCCTGAAGCAGCGCGCCATCCCACTGGACGAGAACGAGGGAATCTACGTCCGGGACATCAAATCCGGGAAG GTGCGCGCGGTCATCGGACACACCTACATGCTGAACCAGGACGAGGAGCTGTGGGCGAAGGAGCTTCCTGCGAACGTGGAGACGCTGCTGTCGTCTCGCCTCGACCCGCTGGCCGACCGCTCCACCCGCCCAGCCGGCGGAGACGGCAAGCCGAGGGACAAGACCCGGGTGGTGACCTTCAGGGTCCCCCATAACGCCGCCGTGCAGGTGTACGACTACAGGGAGAAGAAGGCCAG GGTGGTGTTCGGACCCGAGCTGGTGATGCTGGGCCCTGAGGAGCAGTTCACGGTCCTGTCTCTGTCCGGAGACAAACCGAAGAGGGCCAACGTCATCAAGGCCATTTGTCTCCTGCTGGGACCCGACTTCTTCACTGACATCATCACCATCGAGACGGCCGACCACGCccggctgcagctgcagctgtcctACAACTG gcaCTTTGATGTGAAGGTCCCGGCGGACCCGGCCAACGCGGCGGCTCTGTTTTCGGTGCCGGACTTCGTGGGAGACGCCTGTAAGGCCATCGCCTCGCGGATCAGAGGAGCCGTCGCCTCCGTTCAGTTCGATGACTTCCATAAG AACTCGAACCGGATCATCTGCTCGGCCGTGTTCGGCTTTGATGAGAAGCTGGCGGTCCGACCCAGTCTGCGCTTCGGTCAGAACAACCTGGTGATCAGCAGCGTGGACATCCAGTCCGTGGAGCCTGTGGACCAGAGGACCAGGGACGCCCTGCAGAAGAGCGTCCAGCTCGCCATCGAGATCACCACCAACTCCCAGGAGGCGGCGGCCCG ACACGAGGCGGAGCGTCTGGAGCAGGAGGCCCGGGGCAAGCTGGAGAGGCAGCGGATCACGGACCAGGCCGAGGCCGAGCGGGCCCGcaaggagctgctggagctggaggCGCTCAG CGCCTCGGTCGAAAGTACCGGCGCCGCCAAAGCGGAGGCCCAGTCCCAGGCCGAGGCGGCTCGGATTCGAGGCGAGGCGGCGGTCAACGAGGCCAAGCTGAAGGCGGAGGCCCAGAGGATCGAGGCG gaggcggagcttcagcGGCTGGCCAAGGCCCGCGAGCAGGAGCTGAACTACAAGAAGGAGATGGACGCCCTGGAGGTGCAGAAACAGGAGCGGCTGGCTCAGATCGAGTCTCAGCGCTTCAGGGAGCAGATGGACAGTCTGGGGACCGAAACCCTGAAGGACATCGCCAGAGCCGGTCCAGAACTGCAG TTTCTAAGAACAAATTATTCTCCGAGCTGCCTCAGGAACACGAGGCGAGAACCTGGTTCTCTGCCAGAACCAAACCCGAGATCAGATCCTAGAAAGCCGCAGCTTTCCTGGAAGGAGGACACGGGGCCGGTGCCAACTAACTGGGTTCCTGCAGCACTTTCTAGAAAagcaccagaaccagaacctttgagCCAAAAACACCAGAACCAGGAGAGGACGAACCCACACAAGCACTGA
- the LOC108251764 gene encoding trafficking regulator of GLUT4 1, producing MATSPSAMEPQQPDQPIGSQPDGEAVQPDETSAAGAEQQTVPAEEVQHHEEKSMEHLTVISESTETSNGVVPAMGETSPTASSVSPKLHSKPGGHVNSRPRLGSRSGSLAAGSPRPSLTRQPSTITEGAADGSKPRDYLILAILSCFCPLVPINIVALTFSVMSRNSLQQGNVDGARRLGRNAMVLSVISILGGIAIIAAAIALNWGLILKS from the exons ATGGCCACCAGTCCCAGCGCCATGGAGCCCCAGCAGCCAGACCAGCCAATCGGCTCGCAGCCGGACGGAGAAGCTGTCCAACCAGACGAGACTTCAGCTGCAGGTGCAGAGCAGCAAACGGTGCCAGCAGAAGAAGTCCAACACCACGAGGAGAAATCGATGGAGCACCTGACTGTGATCAGTGAGAGCACAGAGACCA GTAACGGCGTCGTTCCCGCCATGGGCGAAACGTCTCCCACAGCGTCCTCTGTGTCGCCCAAGCTTCACTCTAAGCCAGGCGGCCATGTTAACAGCCGGCCTCGCCTGGGCAGCCGGTCTGGCTCGTTGGCGGCGGGCTCGCCCAGGCCCTCGCTCACCCGCCAGCCCAGCACCATCACAGAGGGCGCTGCGGACGGATCCAAACCCAGGGACTACCTGATCCTAGCCATCCTGTCCTGTTTCTGCCCGCTGGTCCCCATCAACATCGTGGCCCTGACTTTTTCTGTCATG TCCAGAAACAGTCTGCAGCAAGGCAACGTGGACGGAGCGCGCCGTTTGGGTCGGAACGCCATGGTGTTGTCCGTCATCTCCATTTTAGGAGGAATCGCCATCATCGCTGCAGCGATCGCCCTCAACTGGGGAC TGATCCTGAAGTCCTGA
- the LOC108251763 gene encoding major vault protein isoform X2 yields the protein MSKTAENRVPVIEMAVDASIIRIPPHHYIHVLDQNTNIARVEIGPLTYIRQDNERVLFSPARMIMVPPRHYCVVSNPVARDDDSQVLFDQSGQAKLRHADLEIRLSQDPFPLYPGEEIRQSVTPLQIVYPDTALRLQALLDFEDDGGVKRVAGDEWLFEGPGTCIPRKEVVVLETIKATVIRENQAIRLRARKEGKDRGGVQRVTGEEWLVSKVGAYLPGAHEEVIDIVNAFILTDKKALHVRALRPFKDAGGRERRTGEEWLVTMADREVHIPSVAEEVVGVVNVTTLSSRQYCVVLDPVGADGKPQLGQKKVVKGERSFFLQPGEHLENGIQNVYVLSEEEGLVLRAVEAFNDEEEEEEEEEEELPQERVKRSRRSGILRRPGDRWMLRGPIEYVPPASVEVVLKQRAIPLDENEGIYVRDIKSGKVRAVIGHTYMLNQDEELWAKELPANVETLLSSRLDPLADRSTRPAGGDGKPRDKTRVVTFRVPHNAAVQVYDYREKKARVVFGPELVMLGPEEQFTVLSLSGDKPKRANVIKAICLLLGPDFFTDIITIETADHARLQLQLSYNWHFDVKVPADPANAAALFSVPDFVGDACKAIASRIRGAVASVQFDDFHKNSNRIICSAVFGFDEKLAVRPSLRFGQNNLVISSVDIQSVEPVDQRTRDALQKSVQLAIEITTNSQEAAARHEAERLEQEARGKLERQRITDQAEAERARKELLELEALSASVESTGAAKAEAQSQAEAARIRGEAAVNEAKLKAEAQRIEAEAELQRLAKAREQELNYKKEMDALEVQKQERLAQIESQRFREQMDSLGTETLKDIARAGPELQLKMLQALGLKSTLITDGSSPINLFTTANGLLGALPGQNQSFGSHGSSFGPPCPSSLRSR from the exons ATGTCGAAGACCGCAGAGAACCGCGTACCCGTCATCGAGATGGCAGTGGACGCCTCCATCATCCGGATCCCCCCCCATCACTACATCCACGTCCTGGACCAGAACACTAACATCGCCCGCGTGGAGATCGGACCGCTCACCTACATCCGGCAGGACAACGAGAG AGTTCTGTTCTCGCCGGCCCGGATGATCATGGTGCCGCCTCGTCACTACTGCGTGGTGTCCAACCCCGTCGCCCGGGACGATGACAGCCAGGTCCTCTTCGACCAATCGGGTCAGGCCAAGCTGCGGCACGCCGACCTGGAGATCCGCTTGTCCCAGGACCCGTTCCCTCTGTACCCCGGAGAGGAGATCCGGCAG AGCGTGACCCCGCTGCAGATCGTGTACCCGGACACGGCTCTGCGTCTGCAGGCGCTGCTGGACTTCGAGGACGACGGAGGCGTGAAGAGAGTGGCCGGAGACGAGTGGCTGTTTGAAGGACCAg GAACCTGCATTCCCAGGAAGGAGGTGGTGGTCCTGGAGACCATCAAGGCCACGGTGATCCGGGAAAACCAGGCCATCCGACTGAGAGCCCGCAAGGAGGGCAAAGACCGCGGCGGCGTGCAGAGAGTCACAG GTGAGGAGTGGCTGGTCAGCAAGGTGGGGGCGTACCTGCCAGGTGCTCACGAAGAGGTCATCGACATCGTTAACGCTTTCATCCTGACTGACAAG AAAGCGCTGCACGTGCGTGCCCTGCGCCCCTTCAAGGACGCCGGCGGGCGCGAGCGGCGCACGGGCGAGGAGTGGCTGGTCACCATGGCCGACAGGGAGGTGCACATCCCGTCGGTGGCTGAGGAGGTGGTGGGCGTGGTCAACGTGACCACGCTGAGCAGCAGGCAGTACTGCGTGGTTCTGGACCCGGTCGGAGCCGACGGGAAGCCTCAGCTGGGCCAGAAGAAGGTGGTGAAG ggcGAGCGCTCGTTTTTCCTGCAGCCCGGCGAGCACCTGGAGAACGGCATCCAGAACGTCTACGTTCTGtcggaggaggagggtctggtGCTGCGAGCCGTGGAGGCGTTCAACGATGAGGAG gaggaggaggaggaggaggaagaggagctgccTCAGGAGAGAGTGAAGCGCTCCAGGCGTAGCGGCATCCTCCGTCGCCCCGGAGACCGCTGGATGCTGCGGGGCCCCATTGAGTACGTCCCCCCCGCCAGCGTGGAGGTGGTCCTGAAGCAGCGCGCCATCCCACTGGACGAGAACGAGGGAATCTACGTCCGGGACATCAAATCCGGGAAG GTGCGCGCGGTCATCGGACACACCTACATGCTGAACCAGGACGAGGAGCTGTGGGCGAAGGAGCTTCCTGCGAACGTGGAGACGCTGCTGTCGTCTCGCCTCGACCCGCTGGCCGACCGCTCCACCCGCCCAGCCGGCGGAGACGGCAAGCCGAGGGACAAGACCCGGGTGGTGACCTTCAGGGTCCCCCATAACGCCGCCGTGCAGGTGTACGACTACAGGGAGAAGAAGGCCAG GGTGGTGTTCGGACCCGAGCTGGTGATGCTGGGCCCTGAGGAGCAGTTCACGGTCCTGTCTCTGTCCGGAGACAAACCGAAGAGGGCCAACGTCATCAAGGCCATTTGTCTCCTGCTGGGACCCGACTTCTTCACTGACATCATCACCATCGAGACGGCCGACCACGCccggctgcagctgcagctgtcctACAACTG gcaCTTTGATGTGAAGGTCCCGGCGGACCCGGCCAACGCGGCGGCTCTGTTTTCGGTGCCGGACTTCGTGGGAGACGCCTGTAAGGCCATCGCCTCGCGGATCAGAGGAGCCGTCGCCTCCGTTCAGTTCGATGACTTCCATAAG AACTCGAACCGGATCATCTGCTCGGCCGTGTTCGGCTTTGATGAGAAGCTGGCGGTCCGACCCAGTCTGCGCTTCGGTCAGAACAACCTGGTGATCAGCAGCGTGGACATCCAGTCCGTGGAGCCTGTGGACCAGAGGACCAGGGACGCCCTGCAGAAGAGCGTCCAGCTCGCCATCGAGATCACCACCAACTCCCAGGAGGCGGCGGCCCG ACACGAGGCGGAGCGTCTGGAGCAGGAGGCCCGGGGCAAGCTGGAGAGGCAGCGGATCACGGACCAGGCCGAGGCCGAGCGGGCCCGcaaggagctgctggagctggaggCGCTCAG CGCCTCGGTCGAAAGTACCGGCGCCGCCAAAGCGGAGGCCCAGTCCCAGGCCGAGGCGGCTCGGATTCGAGGCGAGGCGGCGGTCAACGAGGCCAAGCTGAAGGCGGAGGCCCAGAGGATCGAGGCG gaggcggagcttcagcGGCTGGCCAAGGCCCGCGAGCAGGAGCTGAACTACAAGAAGGAGATGGACGCCCTGGAGGTGCAGAAACAGGAGCGGCTGGCTCAGATCGAGTCTCAGCGCTTCAGGGAGCAGATGGACAGTCTGGGGACCGAAACCCTGAAGGACATCGCCAGAGCCGGTCCAGAACTGCAG ctgaagATGCTGCAGGCTCTGGGGCTGAAGTCCACCCTCATCACCGACGGCTCGTCTCCCATCAACCTCTTCACCACCGCCAACGGCCTGCTGGGGGCGCTGCCGGGTCAGAACCA GTCGTTTGGGTCACATGGTTCTTCTTTCGGTCCTCCGTGTCCCTCGTCTTTGAGATCCAGATGA
- the LOC108251763 gene encoding major vault protein isoform X3: MSKTAENRVPVIEMAVDASIIRIPPHHYIHVLDQNTNIARVEIGPLTYIRQDNERVLFSPARMIMVPPRHYCVVSNPVARDDDSQVLFDQSGQAKLRHADLEIRLSQDPFPLYPGEEIRQSVTPLQIVYPDTALRLQALLDFEDDGGVKRVAGDEWLFEGPGTCIPRKEVVVLETIKATVIRENQAIRLRARKEGKDRGGVQRVTGEEWLVSKVGAYLPGAHEEVIDIVNAFILTDKKALHVRALRPFKDAGGRERRTGEEWLVTMADREVHIPSVAEEVVGVVNVTTLSSRQYCVVLDPVGADGKPQLGQKKVVKGERSFFLQPGEHLENGIQNVYVLSEEEGLVLRAVEAFNDEEEEEEEEEEELPQERVKRSRRSGILRRPGDRWMLRGPIEYVPPASVEVVLKQRAIPLDENEGIYVRDIKSGKVRAVIGHTYMLNQDEELWAKELPANVETLLSSRLDPLADRSTRPAGGDGKPRDKTRVVTFRVPHNAAVQVYDYREKKARVVFGPELVMLGPEEQFTVLSLSGDKPKRANVIKAICLLLGPDFFTDIITIETADHARLQLQLSYNWHFDVKVPADPANAAALFSVPDFVGDACKAIASRIRGAVASVQFDDFHKNSNRIICSAVFGFDEKLAVRPSLRFGQNNLVISSVDIQSVEPVDQRTRDALQKSVQLAIEITTNSQEAAARHEAERLEQEARGKLERQRITDQAEAERARKELLELEALSASVESTGAAKAEAQSQAEAARIRGEAAVNEAKLKAEAQRIEAEAELQRLAKAREQELNYKKEMDALEVQKQERLAQIESQRFREQMDSLGTETLKDIARAGPELQLKMLQALGLKSTLITDGSSPINLFTTANGLLGALPGQNQ; the protein is encoded by the exons ATGTCGAAGACCGCAGAGAACCGCGTACCCGTCATCGAGATGGCAGTGGACGCCTCCATCATCCGGATCCCCCCCCATCACTACATCCACGTCCTGGACCAGAACACTAACATCGCCCGCGTGGAGATCGGACCGCTCACCTACATCCGGCAGGACAACGAGAG AGTTCTGTTCTCGCCGGCCCGGATGATCATGGTGCCGCCTCGTCACTACTGCGTGGTGTCCAACCCCGTCGCCCGGGACGATGACAGCCAGGTCCTCTTCGACCAATCGGGTCAGGCCAAGCTGCGGCACGCCGACCTGGAGATCCGCTTGTCCCAGGACCCGTTCCCTCTGTACCCCGGAGAGGAGATCCGGCAG AGCGTGACCCCGCTGCAGATCGTGTACCCGGACACGGCTCTGCGTCTGCAGGCGCTGCTGGACTTCGAGGACGACGGAGGCGTGAAGAGAGTGGCCGGAGACGAGTGGCTGTTTGAAGGACCAg GAACCTGCATTCCCAGGAAGGAGGTGGTGGTCCTGGAGACCATCAAGGCCACGGTGATCCGGGAAAACCAGGCCATCCGACTGAGAGCCCGCAAGGAGGGCAAAGACCGCGGCGGCGTGCAGAGAGTCACAG GTGAGGAGTGGCTGGTCAGCAAGGTGGGGGCGTACCTGCCAGGTGCTCACGAAGAGGTCATCGACATCGTTAACGCTTTCATCCTGACTGACAAG AAAGCGCTGCACGTGCGTGCCCTGCGCCCCTTCAAGGACGCCGGCGGGCGCGAGCGGCGCACGGGCGAGGAGTGGCTGGTCACCATGGCCGACAGGGAGGTGCACATCCCGTCGGTGGCTGAGGAGGTGGTGGGCGTGGTCAACGTGACCACGCTGAGCAGCAGGCAGTACTGCGTGGTTCTGGACCCGGTCGGAGCCGACGGGAAGCCTCAGCTGGGCCAGAAGAAGGTGGTGAAG ggcGAGCGCTCGTTTTTCCTGCAGCCCGGCGAGCACCTGGAGAACGGCATCCAGAACGTCTACGTTCTGtcggaggaggagggtctggtGCTGCGAGCCGTGGAGGCGTTCAACGATGAGGAG gaggaggaggaggaggaggaagaggagctgccTCAGGAGAGAGTGAAGCGCTCCAGGCGTAGCGGCATCCTCCGTCGCCCCGGAGACCGCTGGATGCTGCGGGGCCCCATTGAGTACGTCCCCCCCGCCAGCGTGGAGGTGGTCCTGAAGCAGCGCGCCATCCCACTGGACGAGAACGAGGGAATCTACGTCCGGGACATCAAATCCGGGAAG GTGCGCGCGGTCATCGGACACACCTACATGCTGAACCAGGACGAGGAGCTGTGGGCGAAGGAGCTTCCTGCGAACGTGGAGACGCTGCTGTCGTCTCGCCTCGACCCGCTGGCCGACCGCTCCACCCGCCCAGCCGGCGGAGACGGCAAGCCGAGGGACAAGACCCGGGTGGTGACCTTCAGGGTCCCCCATAACGCCGCCGTGCAGGTGTACGACTACAGGGAGAAGAAGGCCAG GGTGGTGTTCGGACCCGAGCTGGTGATGCTGGGCCCTGAGGAGCAGTTCACGGTCCTGTCTCTGTCCGGAGACAAACCGAAGAGGGCCAACGTCATCAAGGCCATTTGTCTCCTGCTGGGACCCGACTTCTTCACTGACATCATCACCATCGAGACGGCCGACCACGCccggctgcagctgcagctgtcctACAACTG gcaCTTTGATGTGAAGGTCCCGGCGGACCCGGCCAACGCGGCGGCTCTGTTTTCGGTGCCGGACTTCGTGGGAGACGCCTGTAAGGCCATCGCCTCGCGGATCAGAGGAGCCGTCGCCTCCGTTCAGTTCGATGACTTCCATAAG AACTCGAACCGGATCATCTGCTCGGCCGTGTTCGGCTTTGATGAGAAGCTGGCGGTCCGACCCAGTCTGCGCTTCGGTCAGAACAACCTGGTGATCAGCAGCGTGGACATCCAGTCCGTGGAGCCTGTGGACCAGAGGACCAGGGACGCCCTGCAGAAGAGCGTCCAGCTCGCCATCGAGATCACCACCAACTCCCAGGAGGCGGCGGCCCG ACACGAGGCGGAGCGTCTGGAGCAGGAGGCCCGGGGCAAGCTGGAGAGGCAGCGGATCACGGACCAGGCCGAGGCCGAGCGGGCCCGcaaggagctgctggagctggaggCGCTCAG CGCCTCGGTCGAAAGTACCGGCGCCGCCAAAGCGGAGGCCCAGTCCCAGGCCGAGGCGGCTCGGATTCGAGGCGAGGCGGCGGTCAACGAGGCCAAGCTGAAGGCGGAGGCCCAGAGGATCGAGGCG gaggcggagcttcagcGGCTGGCCAAGGCCCGCGAGCAGGAGCTGAACTACAAGAAGGAGATGGACGCCCTGGAGGTGCAGAAACAGGAGCGGCTGGCTCAGATCGAGTCTCAGCGCTTCAGGGAGCAGATGGACAGTCTGGGGACCGAAACCCTGAAGGACATCGCCAGAGCCGGTCCAGAACTGCAG ctgaagATGCTGCAGGCTCTGGGGCTGAAGTCCACCCTCATCACCGACGGCTCGTCTCCCATCAACCTCTTCACCACCGCCAACGGCCTGCTGGGGGCGCTGCCGGGTCAGAACCAGTGA